The Synchiropus splendidus isolate RoL2022-P1 chromosome 5, RoL_Sspl_1.0, whole genome shotgun sequence DNA window AACAGACGGCAGAGCAGAGAGATAAGGATTTGAATCATCAATCTGATTAAAGAAAAATCTGTTAACCACTGCCTAGACCTCGAGCCTACAAGCACAATCTTCTGGTCAAACCTGCAGAATACAAACCCTCAAAGccaacatgtttattttttgttctttccaaAAGCATTAGTTAAAATCAACATCTTCCATCCAAGCTGAATCAATTTCATCTTTGTACATTGCAGGCAACCAAGTAGTGAAAGTGTGGCTCAGACGCCTCAGCTTCTGCGACGGTACCCCCTTGAAGACCATCATGATTTTCCGCTGCCACCGGACGTGGTATTCTTCTGCCAACCAGAGGGCTGCCTTAGCATACGGCAACGACGGGTTAGCCTTCGCGACGACTCCTCATTCGTTTTCACGTTGACCGACAAAGACTCCGGGATCACTCGCTATGGAATCTGCGTCAACTTCTACCGATCATTCCAGCGTGGGCATCACAGGTCCCGTGCAGACAAGAGTGGACACACTGAAGCGTCGACACAGGGAGGTGATACCATAAGCGTGGGTTCTGATAACAGTAGTGGAGGACCGTCGTCCACTTTATCGCCAGCGAAAAACACAGAAGCAACCCATCATGTGTCCGGGGAAGGTGGCGGACAATCTGCTCCAGATTCAAACATAGGAAAATCTCCACAGCACAGACGCAGTGCTGCGAAGATGGCTGCCAGGAATCGCAACAGCACATTGACGTCATTGTGCATTTTAAGCCACTACCCTTTCTTCTCCACCTTCAGAGAGTGTCTATATATTCTCAAGAGACTGGTAGACTGTTGCAGTCAACGGTTAACACAGCGTGCAGGCCTTCCCCGTGCCACCCAGAGGTATGTGTTCCACTGAAATGATTGTGATTTCTATCCTTTAATTTATGCATGTATTTgtacaagtattttttttctttgtttctaacTGCTTAAGGACATTCACTTGAGTGGCTCGTGTGATTACTATTCAGGCTAACCAAAGTGTTAATTTCGCTGCCACTTTACACTGTAATAAGCCCTGTAATGACTGCTGTGATCTTCGAGTGCTTTGTCTCCATTGGTCCATTTATAGTCCAGCATAATCAtggctttttcttttcaaggtcACATGTTTTCAATTGCGTAATCAGCCTCAGTATTTTTCTCAGTTTGAATATGCACTCATGAGAACTGCCTTTGAGGTACTGACAGAGGGGAGTTTGGTTTGGAGCTTTAGAGCTGAATTGTTTTGCCCTGTCTACATTGAGTTCTGATATTTCCTCTGGTGAAGTGACCATTTGGTGGGTGGGATGAGGGTCAAATTATTTAATCATGGTTCTCGTTTGACGTTCACTGTGTACATGTGTGACTAAGGGCCCACCATATGTGGGCGCAATAACGTActctgaacacacacaatatTTAGCTGCATGTAGAAACCTGATGAATTTAACTGTACTCTcacttacttttactttttacatCCAAGATAACATTAGATATTTTTTTCGGCTTTAGGAGATTATAACAGTTACATCAATGAGACAACTGCAGGCTATATGTCTTGACACAACTTATTTTGTATGAAAGGATTTTGAAACAAGAGGTGTAATTGAAGCCTTTTTGTATTTGTCTTTATCCCTTTTTAGGGATACCATGTGGCGAATCTTCACAGGTGCACTGTCAGTGGAGGAAAAAGGCAGTCAGTTGCTGGCAGACTTGCGAGAGATTGAGTCCTGGGTCTATAGGTTGTTGCGGTCACCAGTTCCCATCCCTGGACAGAGACGCGTGGATGTGGAGGTGCTACCTACCGATCTGAAGCTATCTCTGACTTTTGCTTTGCCTGACAACTCGCGCTTTTCAATGGTGGACTTTCCCCTGCACCTGCCCTTGGAGCTGCTGGGTGTGGACGCCTGTCTTCAGGTTCTCAGCTGTGTCCTGTTAGAGCACAAGGTAAGAACAGATGTGCCTATGTGCACAATGTCTTTGACCtacattgcttttgttttggccaTTAGCTAGAATGTCACCAATTAAGTGATAAACAGagcttgaaataaacaaataatgttttGGCTACTTGTTATAAATGTGCACTGTTGAGTGTTATTGGAGCACATATCCACATACAAATGAGGACAACCAAGCTTTAGTTATGATATTGGAATTAGCTTGGGAAGAGATGGGATGGACAAGACTACATCCATTATGTCAAAAGCATTTAGTGGTGTGGTATGAAGTGACCTTTGTCTGAAGGACATTTTAATGGAGTGTGGTCATTGGCAACAATTGAGCTTTTAGAGGTGACAAGATAATAAATTATAGCTCTATTTGTCTATTTAATTGCTCTGTGGAATATTAAAACATTGAGCTCCCTGCAAGGTCTGTGCAGAGATGAACTGCATTAAAGATGCTTGTTGGGTGTAATGGTAAATTATCAACCTTAATTCTGAGTTTAAGTATTTAATTACTCCTTCAATCTTGGTAAACAGCACTTAAGGACTGAATTGTCATGTTCTTTGATGCCATTGTTAGATGCTTCTTTAATGTATTTTCAGGTTATTCTTCAATCCAGAGATTACAATGCTTTGTCGATGAGTGTTATGGCCTTCGTTGCTATGATATACCCCCTGGAGTACATGTTCCCTGTCATCCCTCTGTTGCCAACATGCATGGCATCCGCAGAACAGGTAGGACTTGCAGAAGAATTACTTTTAAAATTGTACAGTTTGATGcaatttatgtgtttttttaatgtgttgtgagggttggttttgtttgttttgttttgtattttgaggAATGAGTTCAAACAACCAGAATACATCATGTATTGAAGAAATtaagttttttttatctggcCCTTATCGTGTTGACATAATGGCCGTTGTCTGTGTTGCAAATGTTTGCCTTCATAGTTCTTAATTTGAACTCGGTTTTAAACCCTCTCTTAACTGTAACATAAAGTGCTTTTTGTGGTGCTTTTGCCAGGTAATGAGTATGTGTATCACGTTATAACATCATAATCTTTTTTCGAACATTTCATGCTCAGGTTTGTAAGTGTAATGTTCTTGAGAAATTACTTGACAAGCTAATATTGAACAAAACTTTTCAAACCCATGGTGTTTGTGAGTGCATGCAGTTGCTATATTTCTGCCATCCTCTTATgactaaacatttttttgtcctcatAGCTGCTTCTAGCACCAACTCCATACATCATCGGTGTTCCTGCTAGCTTCTTCCTTTACAAATCTGACTTTAAAATGCCAGATGACATATGGCTTGTTGACCTGGACAGCAGTAAGGTTAGTATAGCTCTTCagtgttctttaaaaaaaaaaggaaatatgtaATAATGATTGACAATTTTGGGTGGAAATAATGTTTGAAAATGCACCCCCAATCTTCCAGGTTATCGCACCGACAAATGCAGAGATTTTGCCTCCTCTCCCGGAGCCCGAAGCACTCGAGCTCAAGAAGCATTTAAAACAGGTATAACAAGCTCACTTAAAGTTATCTTCCTTTCATCAGTAGACAAATCTACAGTTCATTTATTTCTTGCATACAGTGTTAAACTTCTCTTTCAGCTCTGAAGAGTAGAGACTTTCTACTTCCAAAAAGTTGTATGTACTGTAGCTGGTGTGAAAGAATTGGCAAGGAGTTTTGAAGTGCACTAACGTGGaaatgcatttcttttcttttctttcttctttttcttgcaTGCTTTAGCTGTTGGAGgtaaaacaaaactgtagaAAAATACTGCCAAGTTTTGCTGAGGCAGTGGTGGCTGGCTTGTTTCTCCTTCCCTCCTTATCTAACTTTGTATCAGAACCAGCTTCTGATTACTATAATGCCACTTTTATCCTTGCTTCTTTATTGTCCCAGTAGATATTTATACCTGTAGACTGATCACGTGCTGATGATGTTTGATATGTGTGCTCATTGGCAAGGATGGAACTGTTGTGAGTGGAGTCTCCCTCTTTGTTATTCCTTCACGTCTTTTTTACTACTCAAAATAAGTCACTTTGCCTATGCATTGGCttattcaaatataaatattattggCCCTTCTGTAACACAGAAGAACCTGCTTAAGTCCTTGTGTTATGCATGTAAGGGTAATAAACAAATGTTGCTTAGTTGCGTTTTCACAACTTATTTTAATGTTCACCGCTCTATAATATGCAAAGGCACTAAAAGATTTAACAAGCTGTGTCTGCATTCGACACATTTCcccttgtctttgtttcctggaaGCGTGTATGAAGCTATGGTTTCGCAATAACCTTTGGTAAACGGGCTTGTGTTATCTATGTTTTTCTCCCTTTTGAGTGATGGAGATCAATTGAAGGTTTAATTGTGATTCTGGAATATCAAAGCACTGTGATGTGGATGTGAAGGCCATTAAAATACTTGCACCTAATCTTTGAAATAAATGGGTTCACTGAACCATGTATAAAGATGTACAATATATGATAACATCAAATTTAACACTATTGTGTATTGTTTAATTAAGACTATTAATGGATACTTCATTAATCCACccttatataaataaaacaagctgAAGTTTGTGAAGTCTAGCCTAACATCTCCTTCAAATTTATGCAATTTCAACTCTTCAGCAATCGTGTATTATCCAtctttatatattgttttttactAACctgatttatttcatgttttaataacaatgttcacttgtgtttttgttgacacGTGCAAGTATTTTATCAATGATGTCTCAAAGATCTGCTCTGTCCTACCACCACATTTCCcattttgtctctctgtgttgGTTGGTGGGTTTTAGTGGCTTGACGCTGTAGCTGTTTTTGcctatatttttcattttgttttcaccctTTTATCCTTACAACCTTTCTAACACTCAGCTACcaattttcttttctcctttattcggtaaattaaattaaatatctaCAAAGCAGTGTCTGACTTACGTGATTGTACCCAATTAAGGTGAAAGCTCTGTTTAAAGGAGATacagaaaatgaagagaaaggttgtgtctgtttttcatttattagtgCTGTTCCAGTGTCAGTCATGAAGTCTCATCCCTAGCTTTCTTCATGTGATTCTCCTGGCATTTCCTATCCCCCTCCTAGTGTCTGGTCAGGTTGACAGTGATCACCCAAAAGCAGATCTTCTCCTCTGATAATAaggttacccagttctcctccTGTGGAATGTGTTATGCCCCTGCACGATTATGGTTTTCTCACATTCTTTCTGCCTGTAACTACTACTTGAATTGTTTCAAAGACTTGTCAGTAAGTGCACAGCAGTGATCCGGAATGGTGCTGGCCCGATTTCGATACACTGCTTAGCTCTGGCTTCAGCATGACTGACTGTATGTGCATTGAACTTGGCATCAGTGTGTGTTGTCAATAAAATGTATGATCAATATCACAACTCAGATTGTTAACGTCCATTTTGCCCTGGCAACTAAATGCTTCACTATGCAAAGCTGAACTTTGATCCTTGATCCTGCAGCAGTTTCCTTGAAGCAAACCATGCATATTAACATCCTTCCCTTAACCCTGGCTCGTGTTTTCTTAAATGACACACCCACCAAAAGCTTTTCTGATGTAGCTGTCTTAGGTTCAATCGTGCTAGCATTTGAGTTGGCCTAGTGTGTTTTAGCCATTGTCCCTTTCAGTTATTTAAAGCTGTTTATCATTACATGAGGACATTTGAAGATAATTCTTGCGTGGACTCGTTTGGTGTCTtgattcattttccatttgAGACATTCGATCAACCAAATTATTCAATTTCCTAAGGCAGATTTTGTTCCACAGTACATAAATGGATGTTTACATGTTTTCCAAGTCATACTTCCCTGAGCCTCAGTCCCGTAATGAGCCAGCTCATGAAACGCAAACACTGATGCTAATGGTGTGGTGGTTCATTTAAGAAgagtctttcttcttcttctgctccaaGTGTAATTCGGGTCTGTAACTTCTTTTAGGCTTTGGCCAGTATGAGCTTGAACACGCAACCCATCTTAAATCTGGAAAAGTTCCAGGAAGGCCAAGAGATGCCGCTACTCCCTCCAGGACGAGAAAAAGCTTCACCATCCTCAACGGAGTTCAACCCCTTGATTTATGGAAATGACATTGACTCAGTGGACGTAGCCACCAGGCAAGCCCGCAGCCTATGTGTCTTGTTGATGCTCAAGTAATCGCAGAAGGAttaagtgttttttctttttctctcaggGTTGCCATGGTGCGGTTCTTCAACTCTCCAAATGTCCTGCAAGGTTTCCAGATGCACACTCGGACCCTGCGCCTCTTTCCTCGCCCGGTGGTGGCGTTCCAAGCCTCATCATTTCTTGCTTCACGGCCCAGACGATCTGGATTTGCTGACAAACTCTCCCACACTCAGGCTGTGGAGTTCTATGGAGAATGGGCCCTTAATCCCACCAACCTTGCTTTTCAGAGGATACATAATAgtaattaaatcattttttattgttttccatCTCCTGTAAGTGAAGCATGAACTCTGACAACaacacctttttatttttagatgtgTTTGATCCATCTTTAATTGGTGACAAACCCAAGTGGTACGCTCACCAGCTCCAGCCAGTGCACTACAGAGTGTATGATGGGAGCTCTCAGCTGGTTGAAGCTCTGGCTGGACCTTTGGATGATGAGGGCAATGATTCAGACCCAACAGACAGGTAAAAGGAAAGCATTTGATcacacacttttcttttcttactTTATTTAATGGCATTGGtgctgtttctttcttttttattaaataaagtaATGCATTTGTTTCAGTGGCAGTGACAGTGAAGCCTATGACGACTCCAGTTCCTCCTATTCTTCCCTTGGTGACCTTGTTAGTGAAATGATTCAAGGAGACATCCAGGGAGACACGCCAAGTAAGTTAGTCCATCATGGACAttgatgttgtgttttcaaACTGCAGTAAGCATCTTCACTAAATTTGTTCCCTAGGCTTGGAGCCTCCCTCTCATGCTGCTCTTGGGGATGCAAGCGAGGTTGAAGACTTTCAGGAGTTCAGGGAAGATAATGGCTTGGATGGACGACCCAGTGGCGACGGTCCAGCTGAATTAGCAGATGGCCAACCTCTGCGATCAAGCTCTAGTACAACTGCTAGCTCCAGTCCTAGTACAATAATCCAGGGAGTGAACCACGTAGGTGGTCCAGATGCATCACTTTATTTTCAGTACATTGCAGACAGGACACAAGTGCCTGTAAAGTTTGACCTTTATATAGACTAAAAAATAGATTAcattgatttctttctttttcaggaTCACGGTGACACAACTGAAATTGAGGCAAATACCACCACTGCTGCTGAGCAAAACCAGATCCCGGGACTGAACATCCAGCCGCCTCTTAGATCAGCACCCGATGCTGGCCTTGTGGACAGTAAAAAACAGGAGTATGATAACCCCTACTTTGAGCCTCAGTATGGCTTCCCCTCCGAGGATGACCCTGATGCAGAAGAGCAAGTGGAGTCATACACCCCTCGATTCAACCAGAACCTCAATGGCAACAAGTGTGTTAAACTTGTTCATCACTTGAATGAATGTATCGCCATCATTCAAATGGGCTCTTTGACCAACCATGTTTACTAACAAAACTCAGCATGTTGCTACCTCTCCATCCTTTCATGGTGGTCTTGAATCTCTGGTGGTGTGATGTTCTGTGGTGGCCCGAATGAGTCCCTCGTGTGGCTTACAAAGGTTGTTATTGTGCCGTTAAACAGCCATTTAATCGTGTCCTTGTCTTTAAGGGTGTCTCGCCCACTGCGGCCCAACAGTCTGAGGCTTCCTGGGGAGTCTGATGGAGAGGGCGATTCTCATAACAGCTCACCAAACTCCACAATTTCCAACAGCAGCAACGATGGATTTGGAGGACTCATGTCCTTTGCTAGTATGAAGACGTTTTTCTACCAATTTATATCAAAGACAATCATTTTATTCAAGCTGTAATTTAATTCAGTAGTCAGTTAAGTACGTCGATTActagtttttttgtttactgttcCTCTCATTACCTATTGAGATCTGTTCAGCGAGAGACattgatgggttttttttttattataaaaacTTCTCTATATTGTCCATGTCTTCAGGTAATCTTTACAAGAACCATGGGACCAGTTTCAGTCTTTCCAATTTGGCTCTTCCCAACAAAGCGGCGAGGGAGAAAGCGACACCATTCCCCAGTCTCAAAGGTATGATGATGTGACACTACCCCTTTTACTAATCGAACAAAAGCAGTTGCTGCACTATTTTGTTCAGGAaattaggggaaaaaaaaatctacattaaTGAAATTCGAAATTCTAGTAGCGatagaaaaatgttttatattcatattGCTGTTTACTGTTCATACAGCCTTTGTTCATACTACTATAGTTCCAAGTACTTCCAATATAAGTGatatatttacacttttttttctctgcctctTTTTCCCCacaattgtttatttgtacgaaagaatattttaatattgatattgaggaggagatggagcaaGCAGGTGTGTAGAACTGCGTTTTGAAGCCTGACTTTATTTCCCCTCTGGCTTGCCAAATCAGTATGGCACTATTTGAAGGAGAATATTGAGGACAAATTCTACGTTTTTCTCTCAAAGGAAAATCCACACAGTAGTATAGTTGCCTTTCACAAATATCTTTTGGACTATTTCGAATTAatatgtcatttaaaatgaaaataagtgaTATTTTAAGCCACAGGTAGTATTAACATTTTTGTACTATTATCATTGTTTGTGATGTAATTGGTGTGCACCAGAATGTAGTCTGGTTAACTAGTATTTATTGGTCATCAATGAGTTATAAGGTTATTTGTCAAATTTTGATTGTCACCAGTCAGCACCAGCACTTGTCCCTATAACGCTATGCAAAGCATATAGGACAGGAAAGCTGTATGCTTTTCCTGTATTAATGGCAATCATGATCTCTCAGCAAATTCTTCAGTCgcatttttcattgaaatatttctGCAGCAGTTAAGTATATCATGCACAGTACTCATTCAGTTCAATACAATTCAGACCACAGGGAGTCTTTCAGATGTTGACAATGCAGCGGTGGCTTTGGTAGAACAACTGATCTGCTGCAAATGCTTTTCTGCTAATGTTTCAGATATTCACTTTATTCAACCCATCCAccagtatatactgtataaatgATAGACACAAAGGGGATTCTCTTATGCACTCATTTGAGATCTCAAGAACCTAAGACCTTTTGCTTTAGCTGGCATTCTCTGCGGCAGGATGGAGTGTGGTTCAGGATTACGCATATCGTTTTCTATTTTGGGACCATAGTGTTGAGCTCCCATCCGTCTTACAAGGTTTTGAGTCCTGTAGAAACTGGATTTGACTTTAATTGAGAGCAAAAACGAATGAAGCATGGAACTCTAGACTCAATACCTCCACTTCTTGTGGAATAGTTGCCATAAAAAAATCTTCTGTTCCTTTCAAtatgtgttttgtctttgttgttcaGATGCCCCGGACAGCCCGGGTATGTTATGTCTGATGTGATAGTTTGTACTAGCTTCCTTACCCACCCTGACTAAAGCTTGATTATATCTGGAAGTAAGCCCTGTATTTGATACTAATCAAGCGCAGGAATCAAAATAGCATCCAGTTCCTTTAGAACAGTaggtttgttttcctcttccatCACCGTGTCACCATGACAATTTCAACATCATAGACATTCTCTCAACATCTATTATATGCATTTCCTCTTgtctaagaaaaaaaataacccaATAGTGTCCTCTTTTATCGACTCAAAATGTGCAACCAAATCCATTCTGTTTCCAAATGTCTCGATGATCATGTGTGCTTTGAGCTTGTCGTTTGTTGTgtgacttcctgtccacttcccTCCtagctgttttaaaaataacacaCTTTACATGGTGGATTCTTTGAAATAACAGCTTCATTATTTTGTACACTTTTTTGTCTGACATAACAATCCGAACCAACATACTCACTTATCATCATTTGGGCGATTTATTAACTTGCTGGTCACTTAAAGGGTTGATGCGTACATTTGAAcatctagattttttttctgttcttttcatttatttgtttcttaATTTGGTGCTTTACTTACATTTCCCTGTGTCTTGTTGAGTTTGCAtggtttggttttcttttgggTTGATGTTTGGACTGGTTGCGTCTGGGCTGGTGTCCCCTTCTCTTCACTTTTGCACGGCACTAATTCTGGCTTTTGTGTGCAGTATTTGGTCTAAATTCTCTAATGGAGATTATAACAGAGGCCGGACCGGGGAGTGGAGAAGGTGGGTTCTGCCCTATTGTTGAGCGAGCTGCATGCGTCTCAGAGCCAGTCAGCTACATCTCCCCAAGTCATTCTCCCATTGAAGCCTGTGATTTGTCATTGTGCTTACTGCACCATCGAGCATCAACTGCTGTGCTACTCCCTGTTTTGTTCCACCTTTCGTTAAGTGGGATTTTGTTGATCATTTGtagataaaatgaaacaattatAATTTAAATTTGAGTTATCTTCTTTCATTGGCAGCAAACTTGTCCGACCAATGTTTATGAAATTATGGATATAGAGGTCCTGTTTCCTACTTTTATTTGTGAGAAGGATCTCTTTTTCAAAATTCTagaaataaaaacttttttttacacattaacCCTTTTTTTACATTACCATagtcctttttttgtttaatgtacTCTTTAATGTACtgttaatgtattttttatttgtttcaaatttgTATTATTTGCTTGTCTGTTCAGtggcaatatattttttttttttctgtaaagcATTTATGCATGCACCCATGTAGACACTCTCACACGCATCCACtcaaaatgcatgaaaatagGGAAGTGTCAcaacatctaaaaaaaatagcatATATAAATTACAAGAATGTCTCATACGTTTCTTTTCCCAAGTTCCATATATGAACAGacctttgctttgtttgtgtgtgtgtattttttctATCAAGTGGATTCACCAAAGACCCATGTAAAATTAAACAAATTGAATAAAGGCAAACATTAGTGTATTTTGACCAGAGTTTGTCATGGCTACTTGATGCCAGttagcagcaacaacagcactATTATACGTTTTCTGACACTCATTCACTGCATAGTTTTCACTGATGTGTGAAGCCACCACTTAAAgcactctgtgtttgtgtgtctttcatTGTGTCCTTAATTTGTCCTTCACCCCTAGCTGtactaaaaatagaaaaagttgTGTATTCCCTCAAAACATAGTTCAAACTCAGATGACACTTGTACAGAGACCTAATTAATCTGCCTCCTGTGTCAAGTCCGCTCCAAAAGTCTTCTTGTCTACTGCAGTTTTTCATTGTCTGGGTTTCCCACCAGGAGCTCGAGCGCCTCGAGCACTTGTAGACCAAAAGTCCTCTGTGATCAAGCACAGTCAGACTGTGAAGCGAGAGTCCCCGTCCCCTCAAGGTCGTGTCAACAATACAAGGTGAAATACATTCTCATTGGTTTGTTTTATCAATGACATAAGTAAATGTATTGTAATACCAATTTGCCGATGCAGTGAGAACCAGCAGTTTTTGAAGGAGGTGGTGCAGAGCGTTCTGGACGGACAAGGAGTCGGCTGGCTCAACATGAAAAAAGTGCGTCGCCTGCTGGAGAACGAGCAGCTCCGTGTCTTTGTTCTGAGTAAGCTGAACAGAGCTGTGCAGTCAGAGGAGGATGCCCGACAAGAGATTATACGTGATGTGGTAAGATTATTGTGGATCCAAGTAGGTTCAGGCAAAGTGTGTTCACGTCTCCTCTAACCAGTTCTATGTTTGAGGAGCCTGCAAGGCTTGTTTTTTAATCCTTTTGAATTGTTGAAACTTTGTTCTTAGGAGGTTAGCAGGAAGGTGTACAAAGGAATGTTGGACATCTTGAAGTGCACGGTGTCCAGTCTGGAGCATTCCTACACTAACGCTGGCCTGGGAGGAATGGCCAGTGTCTTCAGCTTGTTGGAGATAGCACGGACACATTATCAAACAAAAGGTttgtatgtagctcaaatctatTATTTTCCAACATGTGTGTAGCTTTCTTGCTAAGatgaaaaaacatcaataaatgcTAACATGTCCATGTTTTCTGCTTGTATTCCAACCTGCCTGCTGAAAAAGATAAACTCTTGCTCTTAACTGCaccttttctctttttctgctttttgttgAACTGTTTTTATACATTGACATTTTGCAACGTAAGACCCTGAAAAACGCAAGCGAAGCCCGACTGACAGTACCGGCAGTCCCGGGAACAAGGAGAGTCCCACGGGCCGCACAGAGCCTGCCCGACCCCAAGGTCTTCTGAATGTTCCCCATCTGCAGCTACCCCACCACAATACGGGCAGAGGCACTCGCCATTTTGACACCCGCAGTCTGAATGAAGAAAACTTTATTGCTTCGATCGGTGTGTACCCCACCCTGGCCTTGGTTGCATGTGCACCGTGAGATCTTGTGAAAGCACATAACCCCACGAAATCGCCCTATTCATTGAGGCAGTTTCTGATGAATTCCGGACAAATATTCCATACACTTGGCAGCAATAAACCCGATCTGAGATTCCCAAATTCTATGTAGACTTGTTTGCACTCAGAAATATAAGCCTGAAGTCAAAATATTGGTTTTTGATTGTCAAAATATTTCTATATGTTTGGAATATTTCCCTCTATCCCAGCATGATTAGTGTTTGTCTTGGCTTCTCTGATCCTCTTTTGCCCTGTTTGGAGTCTTGCTGTCAGTTTCCTAGCACCAtaaatgcatgtgtttgtttgtctttttacgTGATACCTAAATCTGCAGTAGTGGACGAGGGAAAATCAGAAGAAGCACTTGGATTAAATTGGTTCTCATCTGTGCCTTTACTGCAGGTTTCTGCGAGGCTCGCTGTAGATAATTGCAGTTCCCTTTGCTCTCAGCATGGAGGGGGGATTCATCACTCCCCGGTATACAGTCCCAGTAAGCAAACAAATTTCACAGCAGGGTGTTTGGTTTCTTCTCATTAGAAAAGAGCCAACCCAATAGCCTGTTCAAACTACTCCCACGTGATTTTCTGTGATTACTTCTGGGTCTGTATACGGGGGACACGTGTGGTGAACCACTCCGACTCCTACTTGCATTTCTCTCCTTCGAGTTGCACCCCCAATTCTACAGAATGCTGTGAGACGTGCATCCCAGCTTCTGCAACGGCTCCATTTCAACTGCTGGCTAGTCAGCCACCCAACCACATCCCATGCTCTTTTAAGAATACTCCTCCCCACTGCTCTTGAGAGCCAGCTTTCAGTGAGCTGGAGTCAGCATGTGGCTCTCCAGGACTTTGGGGCCTGTAGACTTCCATTTGATGTCATGTAGCTGTAGTAACTATAAGACGCAGCTACATGCAAACACCACAAAacactcagttttaaaatgtttttatttcttatgATTTTAATGCTCATCCACCATACATGCCTTTTCAATCTGCTCTCTgactctctctgtctttctctccttGCTTGCAATGCATCTTGGGTAGAATTGTGGAGCAAGCACCAGGATAAGCAAAAAGCTATGGAAAAACCGCAGAGTAAGAGACTACACAcaccaaaacagaacaaaaaatagGCTGTTCAACTGTTTTCCTTTCCCCCTTAGCTCTTTCCAAAAAGAGATGCAATAGAGCTTACTGCATACGTG harbors:
- the madd gene encoding MAP kinase-activating death domain protein isoform X15 is translated as MEKKKMCPRLLDYLVVVGARQPSSESVAQTPQLLRRYPLEDHHDFPLPPDVVFFCQPEGCLSIRQRRVSLRDDSSFVFTLTDKDSGITRYGICVNFYRSFQRGHHRSRADKSGHTEASTQGGDTISVGSDNSSGGPSSTLSPAKNTEATHHVSGEGGGQSAPDSNIGKSPQHRRSAAKMAARNRNSTLTSLCILSHYPFFSTFRECLYILKRLVDCCSQRLTQRAGLPRATQRDTMWRIFTGALSVEEKGSQLLADLREIESWVYRLLRSPVPIPGQRRVDVEVLPTDLKLSLTFALPDNSRFSMVDFPLHLPLELLGVDACLQVLSCVLLEHKVILQSRDYNALSMSVMAFVAMIYPLEYMFPVIPLLPTCMASAEQLLLAPTPYIIGVPASFFLYKSDFKMPDDIWLVDLDSSKVIAPTNAEILPPLPEPEALELKKHLKQCLVRLTVITQKQIFSSDNKALASMSLNTQPILNLEKFQEGQEMPLLPPGREKASPSSTEFNPLIYGNDIDSVDVATRVAMVRFFNSPNVLQGFQMHTRTLRLFPRPVVAFQASSFLASRPRRSGFADKLSHTQAVEFYGEWALNPTNLAFQRIHNNVFDPSLIGDKPKWYAHQLQPVHYRVYDGSSQLVEALAGPLDDEGNDSDPTDSGSDSEAYDDSSSSYSSLGDLVSEMIQGDIQGDTPSLEPPSHAALGDASEVEDFQEFREDNGLDGRPSGDGPAELADGQPLRSSSSTTASSSPSTIIQGVNHDHGDTTEIEANTTTAAEQNQIPGLNIQPPLRSAPDAGLVDSKKQEYDNPYFEPQYGFPSEDDPDAEEQVESYTPRFNQNLNGNKVSRPLRPNSLRLPGESDGEGDSHNSSPNSTISNSSNDGFGGLMSFASNLYKNHGTSFSLSNLALPNKAAREKATPFPSLKEYFNIDIEEEMEQAVFGLNSLMEIITEAGPGSGEGARAPRALVDQKSSVIKHSQTVKRESPSPQGRVNNTSENQQFLKEVVQSVLDGQGVGWLNMKKVRRLLENEQLRVFVLSKLNRAVQSEEDARQEIIRDVEVSRKVYKGMLDILKCTVSSLEHSYTNAGLGGMASVFSLLEIARTHYQTKDPEKRKRSPTDSTGSPGNKESPTGRTEPARPQGLLNVPHLQLPHHNTGRGTRHFDTRSLNEENFIASIELWSKHQDKQKAMEKPQRSEGAKHQRPPVTDAEEKKSQISSDSGLSVSGSQKSDTESATSSEPPILTRSTSQDSEASTVISNSSGETLGADSDLSSTAGDGLGGRQLAHLTLSRGTLSDSEIETNPATSAVFGKTHTLKPGAKEHLPAMTKGPPAQPLEDLSMRIYLCEGLLGRDKSSVWDQLEDAAMETFSLSKERSTLWDQVQFWEDAYLDAVMLEREGMGMDQGPQEMIERYLSLGEHDRKRLEDDEDKLLATLLHNMIAYMLMLKVNKNDIRKKVRRLMGKSHIGLTYSQEINELLDKLANMNGRELSIRPCGSRHIKKQTFVVHAGTDTTGDIFFMEVCDDCIVLRSNIGTVYERWWYEKLINMTYCPKTKVLCLWRRNGQETQLNKFYTKKCRELYYCVKDSMEKAAARQQSIKPGPELGGEFPVQDMKTGEGGLLQVTLEGINLKFMHSQFLKLKKW